The DNA window CGCGATACCGCGCAGTACTCGCATCGAAAGCGCGAGCTTGCGGGAGGTGGCCTGATGTACGTCGCGGTCAAGGGAGGAGAGTGTGCGATCGACAATGCCCATCGGCTGCTCGCCGATCGGCGCAGGGGCGATCGGGATCGCGCCGAACTGGAGGTCGGGCAGATCCGCGAGCAGCTGGGGCTTGCGGTCGACCGGGTGATGGCGGAAGCCTCGCTGTTCGACCCCGAGCTCGCCGCGCTGGCGCTCAAGCAGGCCAGCGGTGATCTCACCGAGGCGGTGCTGCTGCTGCGGGCCTATCGCACCACGCTGCCGCGCTTCGCCGTCACCCGAGCGCTGGATAGCGGGGCGATGCGGATCGAGCGCCGGGTCAGCGCGACGTTCAAGGAGCTTCCCGGTGGCCAGGTACTCGGCCCGACCTACGACTATACCCACCGGTTGCTCGATTTCATCGCGCTGGCCGGCGGCCAGCCGCCGCCGGCGCCGGTGCTCGCCGAGGCCGCGCTCGAGCCCTGCCCGTCGCTGCTCGGTCTGCTCGACGAGGAGGGGCTGATCGAACGCGAGCATGACGATGGCGCGGAGCCTTTCGATATCACTCGTGCACCGGTCGACTTCCCTCCCGAGCGCTCCGCCCGGCTGCAGATGCTGGCGCGTGCCGACGAGGGCTACCTGCTCGCGCTCAGCTACTCGACCCAGCGCGGCTATGGGCGCACCCATCCGTTCGCCGGCGAGATCCGCATCGGCGCGGTGGAGATCGAGATCGAGGTCGATGAGTGGGGGGAGGAGGGCGGGGCGACCGCGGTGACGCTGGGCGAGATCGTGCTCAGCGAATGCCAGATGATCAATCAGTTCACCGGCGGAGAGGGCGAGCATGCTGGGCCTGCGCGCTTCACCCGTGGCTACGGGCTGAGCTTCGGGCGTGGCGAGCGCAAGGCGATGGCGATGGCGCTGGTCGATCGTGCACTGCGCGCCGAGGAGCTCGGCGAGCCGCTGAGCTCGCCGGCGCAGCAGGCCGAGTTCGTCCTTGCCCATGCCGACAGCGTCGACGCCGCCGGTTTCGTCTCGCACCTGAAGCTGCCGCACTACGTCGATTTCCAGTCCGAGCTCGAACTGCTGCGCCGCCTGCGCCAGCGATTCGAGCGGCGTCACGAGGGCGCGTTTGCGAACGAAGCCGATCAGCGCTGCGATGCACTGGCGCAACAGCACAACGGAGACCCGCGATGAGTTCCATCGATGCCGATGCGCTCCAGAACACCGAGGAGCAGCCGGCGCCAGGCTACAACTTCGCCTATCTCGATGAGCAGACCAAGCGGATGATCCGCCGCGCGCTGCTCAAGGCGGTGGCGATT is part of the Halotalea alkalilenta genome and encodes:
- a CDS encoding carbon-phosphorus lyase complex subunit PhnI translates to MYVAVKGGECAIDNAHRLLADRRRGDRDRAELEVGQIREQLGLAVDRVMAEASLFDPELAALALKQASGDLTEAVLLLRAYRTTLPRFAVTRALDSGAMRIERRVSATFKELPGGQVLGPTYDYTHRLLDFIALAGGQPPPAPVLAEAALEPCPSLLGLLDEEGLIEREHDDGAEPFDITRAPVDFPPERSARLQMLARADEGYLLALSYSTQRGYGRTHPFAGEIRIGAVEIEIEVDEWGEEGGATAVTLGEIVLSECQMINQFTGGEGEHAGPARFTRGYGLSFGRGERKAMAMALVDRALRAEELGEPLSSPAQQAEFVLAHADSVDAAGFVSHLKLPHYVDFQSELELLRRLRQRFERRHEGAFANEADQRCDALAQQHNGDPR